A window of Periplaneta americana isolate PAMFEO1 chromosome 7, P.americana_PAMFEO1_priV1, whole genome shotgun sequence contains these coding sequences:
- the LOC138703010 gene encoding uncharacterized protein — protein MRVLVLLLLPLLRSVAAAEEKSLCDAGLCSCDRTWGKFNCSCTAMQDKELVLSPAVMTESTASLRIENCSRVRVMSRTWENHREVRHLDFINIGELVIENYAFSWNETLALEPIPQPGLVVSIINSSIPEIPSYSFKGRLTGIILHNVTIGTVRAFAFASLYHTEKLELTDCTVHNYEAQAFKKFSLDKLHINGGHFSGNVPSRTMVDIEVRSDLIIEKVFINNIRSFAFIIHGPKIFRLQDTHIDNIEGEAFYIIMHGKVTIQNNVFQKLSKGAFLRISVDGFTLKMKDRQAMNFENNTINNFEEGCLAFNRSSFKPLLDHILLNETCSCVLLESWNSQLSFHPTHHDSVPQTDLSDAFWCRKDESIKYGEKYIHFQDFSQQCVLSTGAHVFLIVIIACSLALVAVILIVIFFCYRWRSRHQRRWINVPTTPNNQTKKAKTNNVSGVKGQDSKIAMVVPDGRTYRETELHVIVERTEPIAEHEFVDMTVDERAMKNRQ, from the coding sequence GAACTGGTCTTGAGTCCTGCAGTTATGACAGAAAGCACAGCTAGTCTGAGGATAGAGAACTGTTCCAGAGTGCGAGTCATGTCCCGCACCTGGGAGAATCACCGAGAGGTGCGACATTTGGATTTCATCAACATCGGAGAGCTGGTCATCGAAAATTACGCGTTCAGCTGGAACGAGACCCTGGCCCTGGAACCGATCCCGCAGCCGGGTTTGGTGGTCAGCATAATCAACTCCAGCATCCCCGAGATTCCAAGCTACAGCTTCAAGGGCCGCTTGACCGGCATCATCCTGCACAATGTAACCATAGGGACAGTGCGCGCTTTTGCCTTCGCCAGCCTCTACCACACGGAGAAGCTGGAGTTGACAGACTGCACTGTGCACAACTACGAGGCACAAGCTTTTAAGAAGTTCTCGCTTGACAAGCTTCACATAAATGGAGGACATTTCAGTGGAAACGTTCCTAGCAGAACTATGGTCGACATAGAAGTCCGTAGTGATCTAATAATAGAAAAGGTGTTCATCAACAACATTCGCAGTTTCGCTTTCATCATTCACGGCCCTAAAATCTTCCGTCTACAAGACACCCACATCGATAACATAGAAGGAGAAGCGTTTTACATAATAATGCATGGAAAAGTTACCATACAAAATAATGTGTTCCAGAAACTCTCTAAAGGTGCGTTTCTTCGTATCAGTGTTGACGGGTTTACACTAAAGATGAAAGATCGACAGGCAATGAACTTCGAAAACAATACTATAAACAATTTTGAAGAAGGTTGTCTCGCGTTCAACAGATCAAGCTTCAAACCCCTTTTGGATCACATTCTTCTTAACGAGACTTGCTCCTGTGTTCTTCTTGAGTCTTGGAACTCTCAACTCAGCTTTCACCCAACTCACCACGATTCAGTGCCGCAGACTGACTTGTCAGACGCATTCTGGTGCCGGAAAGATGAGTCCATCAAATATGGGGAAAAGTACATTCACTTTCAAGACTTCAGTCAGCAGTGTGTGTTATCAACTGGGGCGCATGTGTTCCTCATTGTGATAATAGCGTGTTCCCTAGCTCTTGTCGCTGTTATTTTGATAGTCATATTTTTTTGCTACAGGTGGCGATCTCGTCACCAGAGACGATGGATCAATGTACCAACAACTCCCAATAACCAAACCAAGAAAGCAAAGACAAATAATGTCAGTGGTGTAAAGGGGCAAGACTCCAAAATCGCAATGGTTGTACCTGACGGTCGAACGTATAGAGAAACAGAGTTGCATGTTATAGTTGAACGAACAGAACCAATAGCGGAGCATGAATTTGTAGATATGACTGTTGACGAAAGGGCCATGAAAAATAGGCAGTAA